TGGGgatgtttttctgttatgtttcTGCCTGCCTGTACAGTGTCCTCCTTCAGAAGATAAGGAAACACTGTGCCACTGTTATTTTATGTAACAACTGCCACAGAAATGGAATCCATGCAAAGCAGCTTTTAAGTATGCTGAAAGCGAAAAGCAGCATCTTGAAGATGACATGTAATTTTTGTTCCCTAAAGGCTTTCCGATACACAATACCAAAGTACAGGCTCTGACTACAATTCGAGACCACAGCCAATAATGGTGTCTTTTTCTCAAAAAATGTCAAGAGTATATCCATGGACTGGATGAACTGTGCTCAACTTCCTGGGGTTTTAttgagaaactttttttttttaaatacaatttacttACTGGTCTGTATGCTTTTCTttaaaactggtgtgtattagTTTACTGCAGTTATACTGTACTGGGATTATCAACGCAACACAAATCCTTAGGGTTACTTGTACATTGACTCAATGTCAGCTTATGTTACTGTGATTTTAGTTATTTACATATTCATAAAAGCAGGTATTTACATTGTTCTTCAGTGCGGTTCTACTGGTTTTAAAGCTTGATTGCTCAGTGGGGCTATTCTTTTGTCCTTGAGGCCATTGCAGTGATATAAACCCCCTAGTGTGCTCAACATCCTTGAATTCTCCCACAACAGGGGCTGGCCTTTTGGCATAGTGGAATTGACAACTGTTTGGCAGAGGCGTTATATGGATTCGAGCTGAGAGGTGCCACAGAGACAGCGATCGAATAGTGTCAGGTGTCGCGAGCACGCCCTGAACATACAAATTCCTGTACTTGATTTAGAAGTAGTCTGTAACAGAACAAGAATGAAAACAGACAAGAATGGCATGCATTTATTCTTTGGgatttgtagaaaaaaatacaaacacatgAACAAAGAACAGATCACAATTTAGAATAAATAAATTTGAGAGGATATGAGCATGTGATCATAAGGCATCAAAGTAATAAAACAATCTATTCCGATTTATATTTATCTCAGAGTGGCTAAGTAAACAATGTTACAATTATATCAGATAAAACAAATAATGACGTTTttaccatatatacagtatataagttatggaaaacagaaaagtgGGTACATAATGGAGCAGTACAGTTTTCTAGATTTatctataaaaatacaattgtaccttgtacagtacctgttgaTTGTCAAACAACACATCAGAGCCTGCACTCTGTAGAAGTTGTGAACTCTGTGTGACAGTTCCTTTCATAACTATACTTTTGATAGTGTTGTGGTGGTGTGGCTTTTTCAGAATGGGCTGCCTGGCAGCAATCAATGTTTAAAATACCAACATTGTACCGTATATTAGAAACCATGTAGTTTCGCACAAAATATACTGATCTGTAATGCATAATTTACATCATGTACccacttttttctttatttatttcaaatacCGTAGATCCTTCTTTCCATTTTCATCAGCAGAGCTCACCACAGAAATCAAGCTATCAATTGACCTTTGCTCCAATCAACAGCATTTCTCTCCCAAAGAAGGATCCCACCTTCTAACAGGGTATTAAAATCAGGGTCTGACCATGAATGTGTTATAAACTATGCTTATTGTGAGCATGTTGACCTGGATTTTTTCTTACCACAGATAACTTTCTTTattcaaattctaaaatgtgttttattgtgtttaaaCTGTGGACCTATATTAAGATTACTATAGTATGGATTGAGTCAAAGTGTCTTCAACTGCCAGAACAAGGGACTGGTAAAGGGAAAGCATTATTTTCACAGGTGTTTGATATTTCCCCCTGCTTTTTTGTAAGAAATAGAAAGGCAGGTTTTCTGCCATCTTCCcgattttaaaattctgtctcAAATAGGCATATGCCAAAACagggttgtgttttttttctctgcaatcTGTGCCAAAGAAGTTTCTGAACAAAAAAGCTACACTTTTCCACATCACCAGTTTTCTAATTtgtcagaaatataaaaaataactgtttaaTACTGAAAACGTCTACATCTAGAGAGTGAAATGATTAAACTGATAACGCACAACCTGTCCTGTGAAAGAGTTCATGTGGAACATTAATTGAGGTTGGCCAAAAATATCCATTTTTAATCGGGGAGAAAATTGGATACATTCTAACATGAGAAACTTTAAGTTGGTCCACGTCTTTATTTCGCCTATGACCAGAAATCCTCTTGTCTGGGTGGCCCTTACCTCATGAAAGTTAAGGGTCATGGCCAACCAGAGTTCATGTAGCACTTCGCCCTGTATGGATAagcagtccactgcagggctcGTACAAAGACACTAAGGGATGATTCAGAGACTCCAATTAACCACAGCCAGAATATTTTTGGAGGAGGGGGACATCAGAGCAGCCTGACTAAACCCATGGGAACAAGGAGAGAAGAAAACCCAGAAAGCATCCTCGTCTGAAATTGAGCCCACCCTTTATAGCCCACCCTTTATTCAGCCTACAGGACTTAATAATGATGGTTCTGTAGAAGCTGGAAAACATGCACTTTCTTGTTCTAAAGGATTTCTTGGATCCTAAGGATTTTGCAAATGATTTATCTTCCCTGGTCTTAATTATAGAGTTAAATGAAAgaattattattgtattgtattatttggGGTGAGTGGAAGGTGTATTTATGCGTCACAAAAGATACgggacattttgtttttatataataatGAACAAGACCTTCCCTTAAATATCTGCAGAGTTGGCGAAAGTGACATCAGTCCTGCTGGAAACCAAACTGGATGGGGTATCAGAAATGCAGGTCACTTCCAACATCTTTGGGGACAAAAATAGAGTTTAAGAAAAATCAAGCATTATGAGACTTGAGTTGCACATTCCAATTAGGAGGGCAACAGATAAGTGTTGatctaaaaaagaaagaaaagctagTCCACAATATCTGTGCCCAGAGTTAACGAATGAgaaaatctaataaaaaaatatgtgcCATTTATTAAACATACTTGACATATAGTGCcattatatattgcatacattgAAAGGTAGAGTATGTGCTGCTTCCTGTACTCCTATTCtttaacagaaatgaaaaaaaaataagttctacATAGAAACACTTAAAAATCTGCTGACAAAACAGAAACTGACATTAAAGGAAACTTCGAATTCCTCAAGAAAACAACCCAGCTCACCATTTTTTATTCCAAAGCAAGAGCACCACTCTTTCAGGGAGACTCTTCTGTCCCGGTTGGAGTCGCACTGTTTAAAGAAACGGGATGTGCAGTGCTCCATGGGCACCAGGGGGGCGCGCAGGGGGGCCAGCTCGGAGTGACTCAGGTACCTGCGGCAGAGACACCCTTCAGCTCTGGTACAAGCCAGCTCAGGAAGAGTCGAAAAATTCAACAGGGCGGCAAACTGCAAAATTCAATCCTGTGATGAGCCAAATTAGGgccttgcgatggactggcatcccagctAGGGGGTGTCCAGCGTGGGTCTGCAGATATCGGGCTCTGGCCTGGGGTCATTGACCTGGTCTCCTGACCTGGCTATAGAGAATTTTAGAATGGACACCTGCTGTTGTAGGTGACAGCACAGAAATAGCTGAAAGGCGGGACAACATCATCAAGAATAGCCACTGGACCATAAGTTAAATGTGGGCTCTtcaactataaaaaaacatctataaAAACTATATAAACATCTGTAAAACTGATGCAATTCGGGGCATTGTGGGAAATACACCTCGTGTATGTCTCCTTCAGTGTTCTCCGGAAGTGGCCATTTTTGTTACAATTAAACTCATCCCAAACCTTCGCTGGACTGCGCTGCGACTGCTTACATCCCTACAGGACCCCTTGTTTTGCCGAGAgatgctctggctcccccgcgaccctgaatCAGAAAGGCGGTTCGAAAACGGGCGGATAGGAGGAACCGACTCCACTGCGTTCCGTGTCTCTTACCCATCGGCTGGTCTTTGGTCTAGCTGGCCGAACTGCCAGTGCACTGGGTACACGTTCACAAGGTAGTTGATCTCGAAGTTCCGTCGTCGCCGGCTGAACTGCTTGCCGCCAGCTTTCAGCTCCCCGTGCAAGTCGTAGATCTTTTTGACCTGCGTTAGAATGGATGATGTGTCAGCGAAGACACGCAGGCTGGTATAACAATTAGGTGGGCCACATGGACTCCAAAAGCTAAGCTAAACTAAGCTACACTGGGCGTATTTGACAAATTAAATTGAGGATGCACTGCTGACTGGCTGACTGATTGCTTGTGCTGTCTGTATAACGCCAGTCAATCAGGCAGCTCACAAGAGTCCTGCCATTCTAACTCCTGGAGCTGGGGTACCATCTACCCTGCCTCCATTCTGTGTATACTTACAATGATTCGGTGCTTCTTAGACAAGTATCCTGGGTTCCTCAGATCATACTCGTAGAGGTGGACCATAACGTCTTTCAGCCAGCCGTGAATGTGATGAGAGAACTCGGTCAGTTCGCTGTCAAGGCAGGGCGAAATGTCTGCACAAAGCACAAAGGAGGAGTTTGAGTCTAATCCACATTCAGTGATGTCATGCCTCTTCATGAAGCGCTAAGTCTAAATCCTCAGACATTTGCGATTTTAAAGGCTGTTAAGTTGATTAATTAAGATAACAAGAACAGGGGGTTGGCTGAGAGGATCCTTTGACCAACTCATCAGAGCCATTCAGCTTTCTAATCACTACTTGCTCAACAGCACATTATGGGAGGATTACCAGTGCATCTTCCACTGACATCACAACAAGTCTGTAAGTGCCTGGTAAATCACAGGAGTTTCATTGTGAATTGAGAGCCAAGAGAGCCCTGTCTGACTAATCGCAACCCTACCACAATTAGTAGCTTGGTATCCATGAGGTTGCCTTTTCCTCTCTCATTAGTGATGTTTAAggccattttaacagtgcaaCGTCAAAAGGCCTTccagaaatgtactgtagatacacaCCCTGTAATACCACCTGTACTGATCAAAAGCATGAGCATCTGTATCATGTACACTTCACACAGCAGCAAGTCGAGTCGAGCTTCACATTTACACATCGCATTACTCCAACACACAGCGTTGATATATCTACAGAACTGGCAATTTCAATGTTCAGGTGCCCTGGCATCGCCCCAGACACGTGGAGGCAACAACTGGCTTTTTGCTCTCCAAAGACAGCTCCAAATCCTAGCAGAATTGGAACAGGAACTTATCCGACACAAAACGCCATTCTCCACAGTCACCTTCCAACCCTGAGGCACAGATGCCATGCAGACCTTGTTTCCATGCATGCACATGTCCAGGACTGAAACTGAGACTTCCTGGCCTGACCCTGTCTAGACAGGAGATGCAGAAACAGCAAGGGTGACATTAAATCTGAAAGGCAATATCAATAAAATTGCCAATAAAGTATTTAGGTGCTTATACAAAGTTATGAACTTTTTAAGAATGTCAGAATATATCCATAGGGCCGCTGTACACAAAGGTTTCTTTTCCAGTCACTTGCAGCACCGTGTTATTTTAGAGGTCAGAGTGGGTAGCTCTGTCAGattgcaggctgcaaaggatcaagaaGAGGttcatttcatgctgaaaagtaagaagaaaaactgtgtttggctgtgaagccttttgCAGGTATGTAGGGAAGAGTAGACATATAGAGCAAATGGATGATGTAAGAAGACCAAACAACGTGAATGTGGGAGAAGTTGAAGGGAGGTGAAAAGGTTGTTAAAGTTAAGTTCAGAGGCGAGAAATCCAGGCgagttttggaaagcaataaCCTGCAAAGGAACGGAGAAATGAGAGAGGCTGCTGAGAGAAAGTGTAAACGACGTttttggggtaattttggtttctgttgtctttctggTGAAGGACTCTTTGAACTCTTTTTCAGTGTCGGGTCAGCTTCTACTTGTTCTGTTGGTATTTAATCACAAAAAcgttaatgaaaaaaatcatacaatGAAGGAGTGAAACTTACACTTGCAGTGGCCATTGTAATCCAGGTGAAGGTTACCTCCATAAAGGCACTTTGCGGTGAAGAGGTGGCAAGCACTATCATACGTCTTGTTATCTGTGCCACACACCTGAAAAGTTTTGTTGGAAACAATGCAGACAACAgatgaagaaattaaaatagtaGCTTTGTGTTGTAAACTGTCACATTTCAAGCTGAAAGTCTACAAATTCAGAATATTATCCAGAGGACTCAAAAACAGACCTTCACCTTGTTTCTGGATGTGACCTAATGATGTGCTTTTTGCATACACAGGTGTTTCCACAGCAACCTGCTTCTGCTGATGGCATCATAGATGACATAGGCACCTGGCATGATACCTTAACAATACTGGATCTGGATAGATGAAGTAATGGCAGACGTAGAAGCTGGCCTTTCCCAAGGATGTGTTTTGGTGATCATACAGGGTTTCACATACGTATGCCCAAGGACTCTGCACGTTGAGTGAACTAAAACATTAGTCCTCAATAGCTACACCAATGGAAAGAAGCAATTCATCATTTCCTAGAAAACTTCAGTGAGGGTCCTGTCAATGTTTACACCTGTCTGGGTACAGGTGATGAGTCACAGATTCACCACTGAGGCCCTGAATCGAAACAAGATTCCATTCAGTGGAAACACTTTCACTCCTGTACTTAAATCTCAACTTAATTTCTATATCCAGTGTGAGTCCAACCCTACAGTACATTCTCAATCCAGTCACCATTTTCTTCATGTAAACTAATACCCCTTCACTGTACTAAAACAGGATTCTGTGGGATGGTATATTCTATCACTGTGAGACTACAGTCCATAATCACCAACAGTGCCGTCTTACATTTTATGCCTCCCCAGACCATTACAAAACCACCAACAAATCAATTCCTCTTCAAGATGCTGGCCCGTGCATAGAGTTACCATCTTGCTGTAAGTGGTGTCTGGATTTGTCAATTAGGCCAAATCGTGAGGTTCACTTAACTGCTGTGTGCACCctggagatatactgtacagtatatcgggGTGGTGTGGTTAAGATGTGAACACATTGCTTACTGAAAGCGACAAATGGCATTTtcagagatttatttttcagtggCTAGGCTGTGCTGTGactgctgcagctgctgtctGAAGGAAATATGAGGATGCATGATCCTTATCCACCTGCCTTGTGCTGTAGCAATACACATGAAAGTTCCAAACATGCCCCATCATTGACATTTTGACTAGCATTGCATGTACTCGGAAATCAAAGCATTAATGGTATCTCTTTGAAATCTCCAGTTGGTTGCTCATTGGGAAATTCAAACTTGAAGAACTCCCAGCACTTGATAGTGCTCATAATTAGGGATTGTggtatcagtgtgtgtgatgCAGGAGCTTGTCCTGATTCAGCTGTGACTACACTTTGCACATGCAGGTTTAGGGCTGCAGTTTAAACaacatctaaataaaaaaaaaaaacaactggtgctttttttttataaagctgCTATTTGTCATGTGTAGGTTAAGGTTCAGtatatgtatttaaattgtatGGGTGTTTTCATTATATACAGACAGAGTAAACGGCAGTGCATGACAATTACTTCACATAACAAAAACCAGGAGTACCCTGCAAAACATGTATGACTAGAAAAAGATGCAGGACAACATCAATAAAAAATCAGATGGATTAGATTAggacatgaaaataaataagtgaAGCAAATTATGACTTGGGAAAGAGACTAACTGTCAAAATAAGGATCCAAACGGAGTTGTAGGAAATTCTAAAGCTGCAAAAAAATGgtagatatgtttttttaaactcgcGATAGACATGCAGGTGTAGAACACAAATAATGGGAAAACTCACATGATCAGATATTCCAGCTGGTGGACAAGTGGAAGGATCCTGGCAAACACATTTAGGCTTATTTTCGTTATTGAGTTTACACATCTTTCCACGTGGACAGTGGTAGCTTTCACAAGGGTCTACAACGATGAACTTCACATGAGACTTTAGTAATATAACTGAACATTTCTGAATGCCAGAACATCACCAAATTGACATTTTATCACACAGAGAAGATGAAACAGCATttcgaaacaaaaaaaaaacatggacaaAACTTTGCTTTCAGTTCTTAATACTTCAATTTCTTACCAGTATTGTCCTGCAGCTAGTAGCTTTGATTGAAAGTTTAATGTAACTGCAGTATAGAACTGAGAACATTGTGAATAAAGTCTAGAGTTTATTATCCCTTTATTACTTGATTGCAAAAAGAACACGACTTTCTGCAGGAGAACATAACTGAAGAGAAAATCACATTAGAAACTGAAGTTATACTTACGTATATACTCCTCAACTTGATAGTCGTTGTTTTCATTGAAAAACTGTTCCCAGGAATCTCCACCAATATCATATTCTGGGCGATGTGTTTCCATTTTCACATCCTGGTCctgaatttaaaacaataagcAACGTCAAGGTCAAGGAAGAGATACCTGTTTCaacctatatacagtacgtacCACGTCTGTCTCATTTATATTACTTTCATAAGCAATTTAGCAAGCTGTTTTGACAAAGCTCAAGGTTTGTGTAACTCAATACGGTGCACCAGAAAATCTAAACAGCATTATTATGATACAAAAGATACACTGATCACTTTTTAGCTGTGGACACATTAACGCGTTAagttaaatgcatatttaacaCTTTCATTAATTAAATCTTGAAATACAGTTgttaaatttgacatttttcagAATTTCCAAGGTTTCAAAAAAAATTCAAAGGTTTCAGAGCTGAACCTAAGCAGCAAAGTGTGAATCAACATGACataccattttaatttttactaaCTCCATAGATTCGGCGGTTTTCAGCATATCGATAATGTCTCCATTTCTGTTCAACACGTCTTTTTTACTTGAATCTGGTTTTAGAGCCCTGGACGCTCTCTTATGCCTCAGTAGGAACAAGCCTGTCTCCACTGAACCATCCTTTAAAGCTTTCTTTTTGCGTCGAGGTCCTTTAAACTCTGCCTGGTCTGTCATGTCTTCAGCTGTGCTGGCGTCCCATGTAGGAGAGTCGAGCTGTAAAAtcgaaaaaaatatttaatcgcAAATGCTGTTTTTCAGTTTAGCTTTTGGGAGCTTTACATGTTCTCTATGGACGAATATCAGTGGAACTTGAAGTTATTAGTcgatttcttcttttctctattTGGTGTTTAGAAGCACGTTACAGAAACTCTTACAACAAAATCACCATCTTTTAAAGGTCAATGATTCGTTGACTCTTTTAGTCTTATTCTTAATTCTAAACATATTACCAGGTGGGCTGGAAGGGTGGAGAACGTGCCTATATAATGTGACTTAATTTTAAAGGAATGACCTAATCAGTTATTTAAGTCATGTG
Above is a genomic segment from Lepisosteus oculatus isolate fLepOcu1 chromosome 1, fLepOcu1.hap2, whole genome shotgun sequence containing:
- the LOC102687750 gene encoding uncharacterized protein, with protein sequence MLVLCLLLLSPHLSSSTYFNGMSSDSSNSDESGQTSLTYRLPAYYRYRQSAQVPWMKTSKTIKGSKSTANRDNPVATIQPLPASTPVTPAVRTVATTTQKRGGSTTDLSREQRISTPAPDYRFEENNFLDGEMVTQNPENDEVREFEDGNILDGYPVTQRMTTVCVKPRDGNEELKEQRVTSVKLNQGPHLIPTTLKNTLTPLMPKDMNDSVDLQEGPVLENPNSVLTQTTVEQNQRRLSRTSQSDSEVTTKSHPSTDTTVGKQHDFPSKGPERHLVTQIPTKRTLEVRGDSYVEMDSLRSPSPENNLMGLIKEGYLGNAKKNRKAREVTTRKSATISKLDSPTWDASTAEDMTDQAEFKGPRRKKKALKDGSVETGLFLLRHKRASRALKPDSSKKDVLNRNGDIIDMLKTAESMELVKIKMDQDVKMETHRPEYDIGGDSWEQFFNENNDYQVEEYIHPCESYHCPRGKMCKLNNENKPKCVCQDPSTCPPAGISDHVCGTDNKTYDSACHLFTAKCLYGGNLHLDYNGHCKYISPCLDSELTEFSHHIHGWLKDVMVHLYEYDLRNPGYLSKKHRIIVKKIYDLHGELKAGGKQFSRRRRNFEINYLVNVYPVHWQFGQLDQRPADGYLSHSELAPLRAPLVPMEHCTSRFFKQCDSNRDRRVSLKEWCSCFGIKNDVGSDLHF